From one Actinomyces sp. Marseille-P3109 genomic stretch:
- a CDS encoding glycoside hydrolase family 16 protein, translating into MTLPTRRSIITGLGTGAGLAAAGLLSHSPAVADEQTHDFGPLVFDEQFSQGPDFSPSRWRDNRSEPESCTSYDWGVFTRDTHSVSDGAGHLLWRKRATPLKGFQNRFDKEETIRYVDQAFITTEGLFSFVYGALETRARFPQSDEGLFAGIWLRADSGTNGGEIDVVETYGGGSATGIAESTVHFGQAGGKGSNLGVSPQPDLTAWHTYGMEKTPERILFLFDGQPYHEVPRSASPQEFDTCFGPGSAYHICLTTHTGSIHRGRLNHEGFTQAQVDIDYIVVRAMDQ; encoded by the coding sequence ATGACACTCCCTACTCGACGTTCGATCATCACCGGCCTCGGCACCGGGGCCGGTTTGGCCGCGGCCGGCCTGCTCTCGCACTCCCCCGCCGTCGCAGACGAGCAGACCCACGACTTCGGCCCCCTTGTTTTTGACGAGCAGTTCTCCCAAGGACCCGATTTCTCCCCATCCCGCTGGAGGGACAACCGCTCCGAGCCCGAGTCGTGCACAAGCTACGACTGGGGCGTGTTCACTCGGGACACCCACAGCGTCAGTGACGGCGCGGGGCACCTCCTGTGGCGCAAGCGCGCCACGCCTCTCAAGGGTTTTCAGAACCGCTTCGACAAGGAGGAGACCATCCGCTACGTCGACCAGGCCTTCATCACCACTGAGGGCTTGTTCTCCTTCGTTTACGGCGCCTTGGAGACCAGAGCACGTTTCCCGCAGTCGGATGAGGGCTTGTTCGCCGGAATCTGGCTGCGGGCCGACAGCGGGACCAACGGGGGCGAGATCGACGTCGTCGAGACCTATGGCGGCGGCAGCGCCACCGGCATCGCAGAGTCGACCGTCCACTTCGGTCAGGCAGGAGGCAAGGGAAGTAATCTGGGGGTCTCCCCACAGCCCGATCTCACCGCCTGGCACACCTACGGAATGGAGAAGACCCCGGAGAGGATACTGTTCCTCTTCGACGGCCAGCCGTATCACGAGGTCCCACGCTCGGCCTCGCCGCAGGAGTTCGACACCTGCTTCGGTCCCGGCTCCGCCTACCACATCTGCCTGACCACCCACACCGGCAGCATTCACCGGGGGAGGCTCAACCACGAGGGCTTCACGCAGGCCCAGGTGGATATCGACTACATCGTTGTCCGTGCGATGGATCAGTAG
- a CDS encoding SDR family oxidoreductase — MTTPLIAVTGATGKIGGAVAEHLRDAGLAPRLLVRDASRAPRWADDVAVAEYGSEKAVIEALTGVDILLMVSAAESENRLEQHRAFITSAAQAGVKHVVYTSFVGAAPGATFTLARTHWYTEEALRESGKGYTFLRDSFYADFFIEISAEGSITGPAGDGRVGAVAREDVAASAAAILTDLAAGDHRHNGVTYDLTGPEAFTMEEMARIITEVTGRETVYREETVEEAYASRAHYDVPDWEKDAWVSTYTAIAAGQLNVLSDAVERLTGRRPLSLHDLLVKG, encoded by the coding sequence ATGACTACGCCTCTGATCGCTGTCACCGGCGCCACTGGGAAGATCGGCGGTGCGGTCGCTGAACATCTGCGCGATGCCGGACTGGCCCCGCGGCTCCTGGTCAGAGACGCATCCCGGGCCCCCCGTTGGGCGGACGACGTGGCCGTGGCTGAATACGGCAGCGAGAAAGCCGTCATCGAGGCGCTCACCGGTGTCGACATCCTCCTCATGGTCTCGGCGGCCGAGTCCGAGAACCGCCTGGAGCAGCACCGCGCCTTCATCACCTCAGCGGCTCAGGCGGGGGTCAAGCACGTGGTGTACACCTCGTTCGTCGGAGCCGCTCCGGGAGCGACTTTCACCCTCGCCCGTACTCACTGGTACACGGAGGAGGCTCTGCGCGAATCCGGCAAGGGGTACACGTTCCTGCGGGACTCCTTCTACGCCGACTTCTTCATCGAGATCTCCGCCGAGGGCTCCATCACCGGTCCCGCTGGCGATGGGCGAGTCGGCGCAGTGGCGAGGGAGGACGTTGCCGCCTCAGCGGCCGCGATCCTCACGGATCTTGCAGCGGGCGATCATCGCCATAACGGCGTCACCTATGACCTCACCGGTCCGGAGGCCTTCACCATGGAGGAGATGGCTCGGATCATCACCGAGGTCACGGGACGGGAAACGGTCTACCGTGAAGAGACCGTCGAGGAGGCGTACGCCTCCCGGGCCCACTACGACGTCCCCGACTGGGAGAAGGACGCCTGGGTGAGCACCTACACCGCCATCGCCGCCGGCCAGCTGAATGTGCTCTCCGACGCCGTCGAGCGGTTGACCGGGCGCCGCCCCCTCAGCCTGCACGACCTGCTCGTGAAGGGCTGA
- the nusB gene encoding transcription antitermination factor NusB, producing the protein MAERPEEGSSSSSPASRHPVTARTKARRRAIEILFEADQRGMLTTDAAEDLRSFAQLRAVSSANHTEAPVYTREILDGVCDHLADVDETIQTYAQGWTLGRMPAVDRAIARVATWEIVYNDEVDAPVAVDEAMTLSRMLSTDESPRYLGGLLGRIGDLADTLR; encoded by the coding sequence ATGGCCGAACGTCCCGAGGAGGGCTCATCCAGCTCGAGCCCTGCGTCACGCCACCCGGTCACAGCCCGCACCAAGGCGCGCCGGCGTGCGATCGAGATCCTCTTCGAGGCTGATCAGCGGGGGATGCTGACTACCGATGCCGCTGAGGACCTGCGCTCCTTCGCACAACTGCGCGCCGTGAGCTCCGCCAACCACACTGAGGCCCCCGTCTACACCCGGGAGATCCTCGACGGCGTGTGCGACCACCTGGCCGATGTCGATGAGACGATCCAGACCTATGCCCAGGGCTGGACACTGGGGCGCATGCCGGCCGTCGACCGGGCCATCGCCCGAGTCGCAACCTGGGAGATCGTCTACAACGACGAGGTGGATGCGCCTGTTGCCGTCGATGAGGCCATGACGCTGAGCCGGATGCTCTCCACGGACGAGTCGCCTCGGTACCTCGGGGGATTGCTCGGACGTATCGGTGACCTCGCGGACACGTTGCGCTGA
- the efp gene encoding elongation factor P: MATTNDLKNGMVLNLEGQLWQVVEFQHVKPGKGPAFVRTKIKNVLSGKTVDKTFNAGLKVETATVDRRDMQYLYKDGDDYVFMDVKSYEQTYVPSATVGDAATFMLENQDVIVAFHEDAVLFVELPASVVLTISHTEPGLQGDRSSAGTKPATVETGAEIQVPLFLNTGDKVKVDTRSGSYISRVND; the protein is encoded by the coding sequence GTGGCAACGACGAACGACCTGAAGAACGGCATGGTGCTCAACCTCGAGGGCCAGCTGTGGCAGGTAGTGGAGTTCCAGCACGTCAAGCCCGGTAAGGGCCCCGCCTTCGTGCGCACCAAGATCAAGAATGTCCTGTCCGGCAAGACCGTGGACAAGACCTTCAACGCCGGTCTCAAGGTTGAGACGGCCACGGTCGACCGGCGCGACATGCAGTACCTCTACAAGGACGGCGACGACTACGTGTTCATGGACGTCAAGTCCTACGAGCAGACCTACGTGCCCTCGGCCACCGTGGGCGACGCCGCCACCTTCATGCTGGAGAACCAGGACGTCATCGTGGCCTTCCACGAGGACGCCGTCCTGTTCGTCGAGCTTCCGGCCTCCGTGGTCCTGACGATCTCTCACACCGAGCCCGGCCTCCAGGGCGACCGCTCCAGCGCAGGCACCAAGCCCGCCACCGTTGAGACCGGTGCCGAGATCCAGGTCCCGCTGTTCCTCAACACCGGGGACAAGGTGAAGGTCGACACCCGCTCCGGCTCCTACATCTCCCGCGTCAACGACTGA
- a CDS encoding shikimate kinase — protein sequence MSTHSPRALVIIGPPGAGCSSVGRAVGAAEGLPVLDLGRSVADELATSPDLALVAVPEGEYRRVEARVALDLLDRAQAEGAVVALGSGCLGDPRLRDRLERLRPGDYAVALTCATRVLATRNGLDAPRSVALGTVHHQFVQMLHERQARCRELADVVVDTTSTTPRQAGEQVIEAVRSGFSHHQ from the coding sequence TTGAGCACTCACTCGCCTCGGGCCCTGGTCATCATCGGTCCTCCGGGGGCCGGATGCTCCAGCGTGGGGCGTGCCGTCGGGGCCGCTGAGGGCCTGCCCGTGCTCGACCTGGGCCGCAGCGTTGCCGACGAGCTCGCAACCAGCCCCGACCTGGCGCTCGTTGCAGTGCCGGAGGGCGAGTACCGCCGGGTCGAGGCCCGTGTCGCCCTCGATCTGCTCGACCGTGCGCAGGCCGAGGGCGCCGTCGTGGCGCTGGGCTCGGGATGCCTGGGGGATCCTCGGCTGCGCGATCGGCTGGAACGCCTGCGGCCCGGTGACTACGCCGTGGCCCTGACCTGTGCCACTCGCGTGCTGGCCACCCGTAATGGCCTTGATGCGCCCCGGTCGGTGGCCCTGGGGACCGTCCACCACCAGTTCGTCCAGATGCTCCATGAGCGTCAGGCCAGGTGCCGGGAGCTCGCCGACGTCGTCGTCGACACCACCTCGACAACACCTCGGCAGGCCGGTGAGCAGGTCATCGAGGCCGTGCGGTCCGGTTTCTCCCATCACCAGTGA
- the aroB gene encoding 3-dehydroquinate synthase → MTWKRVPTIALRDDQLPLVLVGLPGAGKTTQARLLAQALGVQVTDTDAEIRRRARMTIPEIFDSEGEEGFRDREHRAMRAVLDSPAAAQGVIALGGGAVLRPENRDLLRGHTVIYLSASPSTAARHVGDGTGRPLMSPDADSDQTRAAQQGGQGRTDQDSVLARMEALHAQRSALYSEVATLTVPTDGLSPQQVAALILVALGVQMPQAVGVLAPMSAKSSEPESSRSSASSASSASSTFSAASGGAVASPQRVRLRPSPVAAGDDGVRRVSVTGDHPYDVLIGHGLLADLAHVVLDAPGAGAGGVAIVHAKALADHAASAEKQLGSQGLRVLRLEVPDGEAAKNARVLEHLWERLGSFRLGRDGLVIGLGGGATTDLAGFAAATWLRGVPVVQVPTTLLAMVDAAVGGKTGINTPAGKNLVGAFHPPTAVVADLETLATLPTAELRAGLGEVVKCGLISDPVILDHVLAEPADCLAWDSPVLTELVTRSIAVKAAVVGEDLTEAGQREILNYGHTYAHAIEKVTGYSWRHGEAVAVGCVFAAEVAHRSGHLSRDALALHRQSLEAVGLPTSFTEGHGRWEELKAAMMSDKKVRGGRLRLVLLDDVARPVRMQAPGEDLLIKAHDAVTGHADPVGGQGA, encoded by the coding sequence ATGACCTGGAAGCGCGTTCCGACCATCGCTCTGCGCGACGACCAGCTGCCCCTGGTGCTGGTGGGACTGCCCGGCGCGGGCAAGACGACCCAGGCCAGGCTCCTGGCCCAGGCGCTCGGTGTCCAGGTGACTGACACCGACGCCGAGATCCGCCGTCGCGCCCGCATGACGATCCCCGAGATCTTCGACTCCGAGGGGGAGGAGGGCTTCCGCGACCGCGAGCACCGGGCTATGCGGGCCGTCCTGGACTCGCCAGCCGCTGCCCAGGGAGTCATCGCCCTGGGCGGGGGAGCGGTGCTGCGTCCCGAGAACCGCGATCTCTTGCGCGGGCACACAGTCATCTACCTGTCTGCCTCCCCGAGCACGGCCGCCAGGCACGTGGGCGACGGCACCGGACGCCCCCTCATGTCCCCGGACGCGGACTCCGACCAGACCCGCGCCGCCCAGCAGGGAGGTCAGGGACGCACTGATCAGGACAGCGTCCTGGCCCGGATGGAGGCCCTCCACGCCCAGCGCTCAGCGCTGTACTCCGAGGTCGCCACCCTCACCGTGCCCACCGACGGCCTGAGCCCTCAGCAGGTCGCCGCTCTCATCCTCGTGGCCCTCGGGGTCCAGATGCCTCAGGCGGTCGGTGTCCTGGCACCCATGTCGGCGAAAAGCAGTGAGCCCGAGTCCTCAAGATCGTCGGCGTCCTCAGCGTCCTCAGCATCCTCGACCTTCTCGGCCGCCTCCGGCGGGGCAGTCGCCTCACCTCAACGTGTCCGTCTCCGTCCGTCCCCGGTAGCAGCCGGCGACGACGGTGTCCGACGCGTCAGCGTCACCGGCGACCATCCCTATGACGTGCTCATCGGCCACGGGCTCCTGGCCGATCTGGCTCACGTCGTCCTAGACGCTCCGGGCGCAGGTGCCGGAGGCGTCGCCATCGTCCATGCCAAGGCCCTGGCGGATCATGCGGCCAGCGCCGAGAAGCAGCTGGGCTCCCAGGGCCTGCGCGTCCTTCGGCTTGAGGTACCCGACGGCGAGGCGGCCAAGAATGCTCGCGTCCTGGAGCATCTGTGGGAGCGGCTGGGCTCGTTCCGCCTGGGGCGCGACGGACTCGTCATCGGCCTGGGCGGCGGAGCAACCACGGACCTGGCCGGTTTCGCGGCCGCCACCTGGCTGCGAGGCGTCCCGGTGGTGCAGGTACCCACCACCCTGCTGGCCATGGTGGACGCCGCCGTCGGCGGCAAGACCGGGATCAACACGCCTGCGGGCAAGAACCTGGTGGGAGCCTTCCACCCGCCGACCGCCGTCGTCGCCGACCTGGAGACGCTGGCCACCCTGCCGACCGCCGAGCTGCGGGCCGGGCTCGGTGAGGTTGTCAAGTGCGGGCTCATCTCCGATCCGGTCATTCTTGACCACGTCCTGGCCGAGCCCGCCGACTGCCTGGCCTGGGACTCACCGGTCCTGACCGAACTCGTCACCCGTTCGATCGCGGTCAAGGCAGCCGTCGTGGGGGAGGACCTCACTGAGGCCGGTCAGCGGGAGATCCTCAACTACGGGCACACCTACGCCCATGCGATCGAGAAGGTCACCGGTTACTCGTGGCGCCATGGCGAGGCCGTCGCCGTCGGCTGCGTCTTCGCGGCCGAGGTCGCCCACCGCAGCGGACACCTGAGCCGCGACGCACTGGCACTGCACCGTCAGAGCCTCGAGGCGGTCGGCCTGCCCACCTCCTTCACCGAGGGCCACGGCCGATGGGAGGAGCTCAAGGCCGCGATGATGAGTGACAAGAAGGTGCGCGGCGGCAGGCTGCGTCTTGTCCTGCTCGACGACGTCGCCAGGCCCGTACGGATGCAGGCGCCCGGCGAGGATCTTCTCATCAAGGCCCACGATGCCGTCACCGGTCATGCCGACCCAGTTGGAGGGCAAGGAGCTTGA
- the aroC gene encoding chorismate synthase: MLRWMTAGESHGEALTAVMEGVPAGVRVTSEDIKAALARRRLGHGRGARQAFERDELRILGGIRHGSTIGSPVVLQIGNSEWPKWSTVMSADPVDPRDLLVDAGTGDEREIARNRPLTRPRPGHADLPGMLKYDLDEARPVLERASARETAARVALGALAEAVLAQVAGIRLVSHVVRIGSVALPDDVPPPTARDTGSLDADPVRCIDPATSAAMVAEIDAAKKDGDTLGGVVEVIATGVPVGMGTHVSADRRLDARLASALMGIQAVKGVEIGDGFAEASRRGSAAHDEIVSVASGELARATNRAGGIEGGISNGSEVRVRAAFKPISTVPRALRTVDLATGEAATGLHQRSDVCAVVPGAVIAQAMTALVLVDLLLDKTGGDSVTEARRNLEGYLARIAERTQW, encoded by the coding sequence ATGCTTCGATGGATGACGGCCGGGGAGTCCCACGGCGAGGCTCTGACCGCGGTGATGGAGGGCGTACCCGCCGGCGTGCGAGTCACCAGTGAGGACATCAAGGCCGCTCTTGCCCGCCGGCGCCTGGGGCACGGCCGCGGGGCCCGCCAGGCCTTCGAGCGCGATGAGCTGAGGATTCTGGGTGGCATCCGCCACGGCAGCACCATCGGCAGCCCCGTCGTCCTGCAGATCGGCAACTCCGAGTGGCCCAAGTGGTCCACGGTCATGAGTGCCGACCCCGTGGACCCCCGTGACCTCCTCGTCGACGCCGGCACCGGTGACGAGCGCGAAATAGCCCGCAACCGCCCTCTGACCCGCCCGCGGCCAGGGCACGCCGACCTGCCCGGGATGCTCAAGTACGACCTGGATGAGGCCCGTCCGGTCCTGGAGAGGGCCTCAGCCCGTGAGACGGCCGCCCGAGTGGCGCTCGGGGCGCTGGCCGAGGCCGTCCTGGCTCAGGTCGCCGGCATCAGGCTGGTCAGCCACGTCGTACGCATCGGATCCGTCGCCCTGCCCGACGACGTTCCTCCGCCGACGGCCCGGGACACCGGGAGTCTGGACGCAGACCCCGTGCGCTGCATCGATCCTGCCACCAGCGCAGCCATGGTTGCCGAGATCGATGCCGCGAAGAAGGACGGAGACACGCTCGGCGGCGTCGTCGAGGTCATCGCGACCGGTGTCCCGGTGGGAATGGGCACCCACGTCTCCGCCGATCGCCGGCTCGACGCCCGGCTGGCCTCCGCGCTCATGGGCATTCAGGCCGTCAAGGGCGTCGAGATCGGTGACGGCTTCGCTGAGGCGTCCCGGCGCGGCTCGGCCGCGCACGACGAGATCGTCTCGGTCGCCTCCGGCGAGCTCGCGCGGGCCACCAACCGCGCCGGCGGCATCGAGGGCGGAATCTCGAACGGCTCCGAGGTGCGGGTGCGCGCCGCGTTCAAACCGATCTCGACGGTGCCGAGGGCCCTGCGCACCGTCGACCTGGCCACGGGCGAGGCCGCCACCGGGCTGCACCAGCGCTCTGACGTGTGCGCCGTCGTCCCCGGTGCCGTCATCGCTCAGGCCATGACGGCCCTGGTCCTGGTCGATCTTCTCCTGGACAAGACCGGCGGCGACTCGGTGACCGAGGCGAGGCGTAACCTTGAGGGATACCTGGCCCGCATCGCCGAGCGGACACAGTGGTGA
- a CDS encoding shikimate dehydrogenase, whose amino-acid sequence MVEEAGAVVRHRAAVIGQPVSHSLSPALHRAAYAGLGLDDWSYERRETDSEALPGLLDELAAPVGAGPAWAGLSVTMPHKQVLLAHLDVVDPLAQTVGAVNTVIAQRSGTGGALLAGFNTDVAGIVDALRKTAARSAESPVHGAGRVSSAVILGSGATACSALAALGEIGAGRITVAARRHAGPGRALGAAHRMGLDIEALTWKPADPASSTEVAQRMAAADVVISTLPAHAADPLADPLRRALDRADGTRPGAVMLDVVYAPWPTAVAGAWADAGGALAPGWLMLLHQAVPQVQLMTGQRPDIGLMRTALLAALTAPSAPTAD is encoded by the coding sequence ATGGTTGAGGAGGCCGGCGCGGTGGTCCGCCACCGCGCCGCCGTCATCGGCCAGCCGGTGAGCCATTCGCTGTCCCCTGCGCTGCATCGGGCGGCCTATGCCGGGCTCGGGCTGGACGACTGGTCCTACGAGCGGCGTGAGACGGACTCCGAGGCACTGCCAGGGCTGCTCGACGAGCTGGCCGCCCCGGTGGGGGCCGGGCCCGCCTGGGCCGGGCTGAGCGTGACCATGCCTCACAAGCAGGTGCTTCTAGCGCACCTGGACGTTGTCGATCCCCTGGCCCAGACCGTGGGCGCGGTCAACACGGTGATCGCTCAGCGCAGCGGCACCGGAGGGGCCCTTCTGGCAGGCTTCAACACCGACGTCGCCGGCATCGTCGACGCACTGAGAAAGACCGCCGCGCGCAGTGCCGAGAGCCCTGTTCACGGTGCTGGCCGTGTCAGCAGCGCCGTCATCCTCGGCTCGGGTGCGACCGCTTGCTCCGCCTTGGCGGCACTCGGTGAGATCGGCGCCGGCAGAATCACCGTCGCGGCACGCCGCCACGCCGGTCCAGGTCGGGCACTCGGGGCCGCTCACCGCATGGGACTGGATATCGAGGCCTTGACCTGGAAACCGGCCGACCCGGCCTCCAGTACCGAGGTGGCACAGCGGATGGCCGCTGCCGACGTGGTCATCTCCACCCTGCCCGCACATGCGGCGGACCCGCTGGCGGACCCGCTGAGACGGGCCCTGGACCGGGCCGACGGCACCCGACCAGGGGCCGTCATGCTCGACGTCGTCTACGCTCCCTGGCCCACCGCCGTCGCCGGTGCCTGGGCAGACGCCGGGGGAGCCCTCGCTCCGGGATGGCTCATGCTCCTGCACCAGGCCGTGCCCCAGGTCCAGCTCATGACCGGGCAGCGACCCGATATCGGTCTCATGCGCACCGCGCTCCTGGCGGCCCTGACGGCGCCGTCAGCCCCTACCGCGGACTGA
- the mltG gene encoding endolytic transglycosylase MltG encodes MSHDDFFAELGIQRDGDAGSATDKPKSRKQRRMEKVERRQRKRRRHRLTSIVIVATLVAVGIVGYKAIGIMRDASAQATHAEDYRGNGEGEVTVTIPEGASGLDIGDILHGKGVVASGKAFTNAVKNNPKGNTIQPGTYKLKKKMSANAALQALLDPETKSDHTLTVSAGNTKQIIKDRLKQVSNFTDEQIEAAYADTASIGLPAEAGGNVEGWLAPGTYDVTENATPTDLVKQMVSRTVTELNELKVPKENYQTVLTKASIVEREVAKDQYYGQVARVIENRLEQVDGETQGKLQMDSTVLYGLGRSGGIPTSAELADANNAYNTYAHQGLPPGPIGSPGEGAIKAVLNPPAGSWLYFVTIDLKTGETLFASTKEEQEANTKKLTDYCSKNKDVCEGNEGKKNG; translated from the coding sequence GTGAGCCACGACGATTTCTTCGCCGAGCTCGGCATCCAGCGCGATGGAGATGCTGGCAGCGCCACCGACAAGCCCAAGAGTCGCAAGCAACGGCGCATGGAGAAGGTCGAGCGCCGTCAGCGCAAGCGGCGTCGGCACCGGTTGACGAGCATCGTCATCGTCGCCACTCTTGTGGCCGTTGGCATCGTGGGCTACAAGGCCATCGGCATTATGCGCGACGCCTCCGCTCAGGCCACCCACGCCGAGGACTACCGCGGCAATGGTGAGGGCGAGGTTACGGTGACGATCCCGGAGGGAGCCTCTGGGCTGGACATCGGCGACATCCTCCATGGCAAGGGGGTCGTCGCCTCCGGCAAGGCCTTCACCAACGCGGTCAAGAACAATCCCAAGGGCAACACCATCCAGCCGGGGACCTACAAGCTCAAGAAGAAGATGTCGGCCAACGCCGCGCTTCAGGCGCTGCTCGACCCCGAGACCAAGAGCGATCACACTCTGACGGTCTCCGCCGGCAACACCAAGCAGATCATCAAGGACCGGCTCAAGCAGGTCAGCAACTTCACCGATGAGCAGATCGAGGCGGCATACGCGGATACAGCGTCCATCGGCCTGCCCGCAGAGGCTGGCGGCAACGTCGAGGGCTGGTTGGCACCGGGCACCTATGACGTCACCGAGAACGCGACCCCCACGGACCTGGTCAAGCAGATGGTGTCTCGGACTGTCACCGAGCTCAACGAGCTCAAGGTTCCCAAGGAGAACTACCAGACGGTTCTGACCAAGGCCTCCATCGTCGAGCGCGAGGTCGCCAAGGACCAGTACTACGGACAGGTGGCTCGCGTCATCGAGAACCGGCTCGAGCAGGTCGACGGTGAGACCCAGGGCAAGCTTCAGATGGACTCGACGGTGCTCTACGGCCTGGGGCGCTCCGGTGGCATCCCCACCTCCGCCGAGCTCGCGGACGCCAACAACGCCTACAACACCTACGCTCACCAGGGGCTTCCGCCCGGTCCCATCGGCAGCCCCGGTGAGGGCGCCATCAAGGCCGTGCTCAATCCGCCGGCTGGAAGCTGGCTCTACTTCGTGACCATCGACCTGAAGACTGGTGAGACCCTGTTCGCCTCCACCAAGGAGGAGCAGGAGGCCAACACCAAGAAGCTCACCGACTACTGCTCCAAGAACAAGGATGTCTGTGAGGGCAACGAGGGCAAGAAGAATGGTTGA
- the ruvX gene encoding Holliday junction resolvase RuvX, whose translation MRLAFDVGKARIGVARCDQDAIMSVPVVTLRRDRYGADLDEAVDLVEEYGAFEVIVGLPKHMGGGSSSSTRDARRWARDLASILPPQVCVRLVDERLTTVTAHRDLHEAGLKERSFRGIVDQAAAVVILEQAISTERTSGVPAGERVHPIKRGRA comes from the coding sequence GTGCGGCTCGCCTTCGACGTCGGAAAGGCACGTATCGGTGTCGCGCGTTGCGATCAGGACGCGATCATGTCGGTTCCTGTGGTAACTCTCAGGAGGGACCGTTATGGTGCTGATCTCGATGAGGCCGTTGACCTCGTCGAGGAGTACGGTGCCTTCGAGGTGATCGTCGGTCTGCCCAAGCACATGGGCGGCGGCAGCTCGAGCTCGACCAGGGATGCCCGCAGGTGGGCCCGAGACCTGGCGAGTATCCTGCCGCCGCAGGTGTGTGTCCGGCTGGTCGACGAACGGCTCACCACCGTCACTGCTCACCGGGATCTGCACGAGGCCGGCCTGAAGGAAAGGAGCTTTCGCGGTATCGTCGACCAAGCGGCCGCGGTCGTCATCCTTGAACAGGCCATCAGTACCGAACGGACATCCGGGGTGCCGGCCGGTGAGCGAGTCCACCCGATCAAGAGAGGCAGAGCGTGA